GGAGGGCCGCTCCGGAAGGGGCGAATGGGCCTCCAGTGCCGCCTTTTGCCCTTGACCCTCAGGCATTTTGCGATAGGATGGTCTTTCGCGCTTCCGGGGTTCCCAGGGAAGCTGGAGATCCGACCCATGGCCAACCACAAGTCCGCCGCCAAGAAGGCCCGCCGCGATGCCGAGGCCCGCCTCCGCAACCGCAGCAACCGTTCGACCCTGAAGTCCGCCGTCAAGGGCTTCCTGGCCCTGATTGCCGGTGGCAAGAAGGACGAGGCCGCCAAGGCACTGCCCCTGACCCAGGGCCTGGTCGACAAGGCCTGCCGCAAGGGCGTGATGCACAAGAACGCCGCCGACCGGACCAAGTCCCGCCTGGCCGATAAAGTGAACAAGCTGGCTTAACGAGCCATCAAGCCTGACGAATGGACCCGGAGAGCCGGGTCCATTGTTTTGCAGTC
This DNA window, taken from Geothrix edaphica, encodes the following:
- the rpsT gene encoding 30S ribosomal protein S20, which translates into the protein MANHKSAAKKARRDAEARLRNRSNRSTLKSAVKGFLALIAGGKKDEAAKALPLTQGLVDKACRKGVMHKNAADRTKSRLADKVNKLA